In Gimesia benthica, a single window of DNA contains:
- a CDS encoding LTA synthase family protein has product MTFQINPTNELREICPNSKVVVMTADNNKPQSGEGLIKKLTYSWSLWLGQYRITLEFIAMVLVLFTLLRVILVFTYVDWNSVATHELIQLSIIGLRFDLLVTFLYVMPQIIRHTFFYKTPSVSRLNRTFLHFEILFTVLFIPFLCVAEFLFFDEFQSRLNYIAFEYLVYPHEVFGNIWESYPIVLLFFGIFITAGSLFVIIRKRAQNVVDIPIPKSRRYGIFFMVVFTISILWSTISMSSTKYSQNRIVNQCSGNGLYSFVFYAWSCGFDYDEFYLTIDREEANQRVQQRIITSNDHRHEFSLNPVDRTVTVHRIQRDWNVVVILEESLGSDFVGILGDDRGLTPFFDKLSAEGILFDNFYATGNRTARALEAVLTSMPPIPTESILKRDHSDNVYTLAHVLAARGYNRVFIEGGHGIFDGMRSFMMSNGFERFIELKDYEAPTFTTAWGACDEDIFNRSLIECDDLSKRNNPFFMVVLTNSNHQPFTYPSGRIDLPSEAKNRTHAVKYSDWALGNFFQKAKLHEFYKNTLFVVMGDHGARVYGSQLFPMKSYRIPVLMILPSGNGGGIRCSTLASSLDITPTIMGQLGGTYRSVFFGRDALSIAPSSGYALMQHNHDLALLQSNQQMLVLSSQKKYELFRLDTETYSLTQQQERNTRLRRDAISFFQSAHHLYYQERWFPAETSVSEQSHEIHHTHNIPIWQHNKPTTGRKF; this is encoded by the coding sequence ATGACTTTTCAGATAAATCCGACCAATGAATTGCGTGAGATATGCCCAAACAGCAAGGTTGTCGTTATGACTGCGGACAACAACAAGCCACAGTCAGGAGAGGGATTAATTAAAAAACTGACATATTCCTGGTCACTCTGGTTGGGACAGTATCGCATTACGCTGGAATTCATTGCCATGGTTCTGGTCCTATTCACACTGTTAAGGGTTATTCTAGTTTTTACATATGTTGATTGGAATTCCGTAGCGACACACGAATTAATTCAATTAAGCATTATTGGATTACGGTTTGATTTACTTGTGACTTTCCTCTATGTGATGCCTCAAATCATTCGTCATACATTCTTTTATAAAACACCTTCAGTTAGTCGTTTGAATCGTACGTTTCTTCACTTTGAAATACTGTTTACAGTTTTGTTCATTCCCTTTCTATGCGTTGCAGAATTCCTGTTTTTTGATGAATTTCAATCACGTCTAAATTACATCGCTTTTGAGTATTTGGTTTATCCACATGAAGTGTTCGGCAATATTTGGGAATCATATCCCATCGTATTATTGTTCTTCGGCATCTTCATCACTGCTGGTAGCCTGTTTGTGATTATCCGAAAGCGAGCACAGAATGTAGTCGACATACCCATTCCGAAGAGTCGTCGATATGGAATATTCTTTATGGTCGTTTTCACGATCAGTATCCTGTGGTCTACAATAAGTATGAGTAGTACCAAATATTCTCAAAACCGGATTGTTAACCAGTGCTCCGGAAATGGGCTTTACAGTTTTGTGTTCTATGCCTGGTCGTGTGGTTTCGATTATGATGAGTTCTACCTTACCATCGATCGAGAAGAAGCCAATCAGCGTGTTCAGCAGCGCATCATTACTTCAAACGACCATCGACACGAATTTTCACTTAATCCGGTAGACCGAACAGTAACTGTGCACAGAATTCAACGTGATTGGAATGTCGTTGTGATTCTTGAAGAGAGTTTGGGCTCTGATTTCGTAGGTATTTTGGGCGATGATCGCGGGCTCACTCCTTTCTTTGACAAACTATCTGCTGAAGGTATCTTGTTCGATAATTTCTACGCCACAGGTAACAGGACGGCTCGTGCACTAGAGGCTGTTCTAACTTCAATGCCCCCGATTCCTACAGAATCCATCTTGAAACGTGACCACTCAGATAATGTCTACACTCTGGCTCATGTACTAGCAGCACGTGGATATAATAGGGTGTTTATTGAAGGTGGACATGGAATCTTCGATGGAATGCGCTCATTCATGATGTCCAATGGATTTGAGAGGTTTATTGAACTGAAAGACTATGAAGCCCCTACCTTTACAACGGCTTGGGGGGCCTGTGATGAAGACATCTTCAACCGATCACTTATTGAATGTGATGATCTGAGCAAACGCAATAATCCCTTTTTTATGGTTGTTCTCACCAATTCGAATCATCAACCATTCACATATCCCAGTGGTCGAATCGATTTGCCCTCCGAAGCGAAAAACAGGACACATGCGGTGAAGTACTCAGATTGGGCATTAGGGAATTTCTTTCAGAAAGCAAAATTACATGAATTCTATAAGAACACATTATTCGTTGTGATGGGAGATCACGGTGCCCGTGTGTACGGAAGCCAATTGTTCCCGATGAAGTCATATCGAATTCCAGTTCTTATGATTTTGCCAAGTGGTAATGGTGGGGGAATACGATGCTCGACGTTAGCTTCATCTCTTGATATTACACCAACAATTATGGGACAACTCGGTGGGACGTATCGATCCGTCTTTTTCGGACGCGATGCTCTAAGCATAGCTCCATCATCCGGTTATGCGTTGATGCAACACAATCATGACTTGGCACTCCTTCAAAGTAATCAACAGATGCTGGTCCTTAGTAGCCAGAAGAAGTATGAGTTATTTCGCTTAGACACCGAGACATACTCTCTAACTCAACAACAGGAAAGGAATACCAGGCTTCGCAGGGATGCGATTAGTTTTTTCCAATCAGCACATCACTTGTACTACCAAGAACGTTGGTTTCCAGCTGAGACATCCGTTTCTGAGCAATCTCACGAGATACACCATACGCACAACATCCCGATCTGGCAGCATAACAAGCCAACGACAGGTAGAAAGTTTTGA
- a CDS encoding aspartyl/asparaginyl beta-hydroxylase domain-containing protein — translation MKKLKLITVAKRGLPLVLAIYFLPWITLFYIICGLLDVIRNSDRSPNTFARYFFGNGVLTWMLSPMNLLFDLLSFPYWNKGVYRLNELPLEYQQELNDLANAINEADLCKRANAQMKDHKRLMLFYKWYGVNSEMIDDVPAFCQTFKFIRTIGVSAFRGHESTSRHFGPLRLTYRVLLNFGPVPQGASYIEVGRHTNYWRDCRLFIFDDTLIHQSFNQADSIRYCLFVDILRPSPWPNLMDCILRFIRFCLSNYNSVFYRNWDVVWNQAAKEVSEHSKLDDDI, via the coding sequence ATGAAGAAATTGAAACTCATAACTGTTGCGAAGCGGGGACTTCCTCTTGTGCTGGCAATCTATTTTCTTCCTTGGATTACACTTTTCTATATCATTTGTGGTCTGCTAGATGTAATTAGAAATTCGGATCGTAGCCCTAACACTTTTGCCCGCTATTTTTTCGGTAATGGTGTCCTCACTTGGATGCTGTCGCCAATGAATTTGCTCTTTGATCTATTGTCGTTTCCGTATTGGAACAAAGGAGTATACCGACTTAACGAACTTCCACTGGAGTATCAGCAAGAGCTGAATGATTTGGCTAACGCAATCAATGAAGCTGACCTATGCAAACGCGCAAACGCTCAAATGAAGGATCATAAGCGCCTGATGCTGTTCTATAAGTGGTATGGGGTAAACAGCGAAATGATTGATGACGTCCCAGCTTTTTGTCAAACGTTTAAGTTCATCCGTACAATCGGCGTATCTGCTTTTCGGGGACACGAATCGACCTCTCGACATTTTGGTCCGCTACGGTTGACGTATCGAGTGCTGTTGAATTTTGGTCCGGTGCCGCAAGGAGCATCTTATATCGAGGTGGGGCGTCACACAAATTACTGGCGGGATTGTCGATTGTTCATTTTCGATGATACGTTGATTCACCAATCGTTTAATCAGGCTGATAGTATCCGATATTGCTTGTTCGTCGATATCCTGCGTCCTTCACCCTGGCCGAATTTGATGGATTGCATTTTGAGATTCATTAGGTTTTGCCTTTCGAATTATAATTCAGTCTTCTATAGAAACTGGGATGTCGTTTGGAATCAAGCCGCCAAGGAAGTTTCGGAACATAGCAAACTCGACGATGATATTTGA
- a CDS encoding TolC family protein — protein sequence MIRSRLIRFCMVLPCSCLVSCAHFGETQVTDHKTPAKMDVAQQEDAPKSLKKMVRKNVSKSNQPADASRTEVADNLRSQQTEKDIVISLDDISSDDDPLLQTGFEPKSTTIPPAPTTGSGDKTPAEPDLIAMTLDLDSLLQMAMESNPTLAEATAVVYKAEGIKTQVGLRPNPVFGYSGNEIGNDGRAGQQGAFFSQTYVRGNKLQLNQDVAHHDVQSLSWELEAQRFRVSNDVKSQFYATLGAQKRQEITLKLEKVAEAGVEIAQSLYKSGQAAQPDILQAEVQLGEVRILRQNAEYDLESAKQQLASLVGTPDLSHYNFTGELDVNSVKWNWDEAYNNLVANSPEIQAACARVNRARAQISRQEVQAMPNLLAQIGAAHDNATGSDIANVQIALPIPIFNRNQGNIATANSEYNRSVKEVERLQLSLKVELSKAYRDYKKSLKQVERYREDILPLAQKNLDLTTQGYESQQFDFLRVLTARRTYFETNINYVNSLINLRQSEVRVNGMVLSGGLNSVQDISQGVGGTSNRGQALSGQ from the coding sequence ATGATTCGTTCACGACTGATCCGGTTCTGCATGGTACTGCCATGCTCTTGCTTAGTGTCCTGCGCCCATTTCGGCGAGACGCAGGTCACTGATCACAAAACTCCTGCCAAAATGGATGTTGCCCAGCAGGAAGACGCTCCCAAATCGCTCAAAAAGATGGTTAGAAAGAATGTCTCAAAGTCAAATCAGCCAGCTGATGCTTCCCGTACAGAAGTCGCCGACAACCTCAGATCTCAACAGACTGAAAAGGACATCGTCATTTCGCTCGACGACATTTCCAGCGACGACGATCCACTCCTGCAAACCGGTTTCGAACCCAAAAGCACAACAATCCCCCCTGCCCCTACAACGGGATCAGGAGACAAGACTCCGGCAGAACCGGATCTGATCGCCATGACTCTCGATCTAGACAGCCTATTGCAGATGGCGATGGAATCAAACCCCACACTCGCGGAAGCCACCGCGGTCGTCTATAAAGCCGAAGGGATCAAAACCCAGGTCGGTCTGCGTCCCAACCCCGTCTTTGGTTATTCCGGTAACGAAATTGGAAATGATGGCAGAGCCGGTCAGCAGGGAGCCTTTTTCAGCCAGACCTACGTTCGCGGCAACAAACTGCAACTCAACCAGGATGTCGCCCACCACGATGTTCAATCGCTCTCCTGGGAACTGGAAGCGCAGCGATTTCGCGTCAGCAACGATGTCAAGTCGCAGTTCTACGCCACCCTCGGTGCCCAGAAGCGGCAGGAAATCACTTTGAAATTGGAGAAAGTCGCGGAAGCCGGTGTCGAAATTGCTCAGTCGCTCTATAAATCAGGACAGGCTGCCCAGCCTGATATTCTGCAGGCCGAAGTCCAGTTGGGAGAAGTCCGTATCCTCCGTCAGAACGCCGAGTACGATCTTGAATCTGCCAAGCAGCAGCTGGCAAGTCTCGTCGGTACGCCCGACCTGTCTCACTATAATTTCACCGGAGAACTCGACGTTAACTCCGTGAAATGGAACTGGGACGAAGCCTACAACAATCTCGTCGCCAACAGCCCGGAAATCCAGGCAGCTTGTGCACGCGTCAATCGGGCCCGCGCTCAGATCTCCCGTCAGGAAGTTCAGGCCATGCCGAACCTCCTCGCCCAGATCGGTGCCGCTCATGACAACGCCACCGGCTCTGATATCGCAAACGTCCAGATCGCCCTCCCCATTCCAATCTTCAACCGCAACCAGGGGAATATTGCAACAGCCAACTCCGAATACAACCGCTCTGTCAAAGAAGTTGAACGTCTGCAGCTCTCTCTCAAAGTCGAACTCTCCAAGGCTTACCGCGACTACAAGAAATCGCTGAAACAGGTCGAACGTTATCGGGAAGACATCCTGCCCCTCGCTCAGAAAAACCTCGATCTCACCACCCAGGGTTACGAAAGCCAGCAGTTTGACTTCCTGCGTGTCTTAACCGCACGTCGCACGTACTTCGAAACCAACATCAACTATGTCAACTCGCTGATCAACCTGCGACAGTCCGAAGTCCGCGTGAACGGCATGGTCCTCTCTGGTGGTTTAAACAGTGTTCAGGACATCTCACAAGGCGTGGGTGGCACCAGCAACCGCGGACAGGCTTTGAGCGGACAATAA
- a CDS encoding PP2C family protein-serine/threonine phosphatase produces MLPSFINKPPSRKNLRTIRFQLLLAVNVTLGAALAVLLLWQYEREMEEVVTEKRSGLNDEAIAIHAAAIHLIHDHGIRYVQSYINCVCQQMRSSTSPGHQIIVRLNGKVLQTNPHSPETTEIFSAIDSNTAQSIKWNNLDMLGLIVGHHTGDNISVFVSENRENVRRAIRRKVLIQLSILGILGLLATTVVNVVLLQIIGAPLNQLLKTVEKISAGDLEAEVPSFNSCEMNQLSSAINSMSQTLYENDRERRHQMEKARNIQQHLLPNGIQIPGLVTACVFEPADTVAGDYYDFLPLADGSWLICVADVIGHGVPAAMGAAMLKSLLMAASELPPYEPESLLQEVNQRFAATMLPGNFASMFLARWKPDTNEFSWASAGHLPGIMLEKSGRLDSLKSTGMLMGLDAGTVWDRQTTFLSTGDRILLFSDGVTETRNPNGELFGQERLTAWFSRCSVLSLQSTVMRIIEILIEWRGESTLSDDLTLVVLQCVANKNEISTIETDDNKSFATLNILTEMEINSQKSRMSDS; encoded by the coding sequence ATGTTACCGTCTTTCATAAACAAGCCACCAAGCAGGAAAAATCTACGAACGATTCGCTTTCAGCTACTACTGGCAGTGAATGTGACACTTGGTGCGGCCCTTGCGGTATTACTTTTATGGCAGTATGAACGCGAAATGGAAGAAGTTGTTACGGAAAAGCGTTCTGGTCTGAACGATGAAGCAATTGCTATTCACGCAGCAGCCATACATTTGATTCATGACCATGGTATTCGTTACGTTCAAAGTTATATCAACTGCGTCTGTCAACAGATGCGGAGTTCCACGTCTCCCGGTCATCAAATTATAGTTCGGCTGAACGGAAAAGTACTTCAGACAAATCCACACTCACCGGAAACAACAGAAATCTTTTCAGCAATTGATTCCAATACAGCACAGAGCATAAAGTGGAATAACCTTGATATGCTCGGGCTGATTGTTGGACATCATACGGGAGACAATATCAGTGTGTTCGTTTCCGAGAATCGAGAAAATGTGCGTCGTGCTATTCGTCGCAAGGTCCTGATACAGCTTTCCATCCTGGGAATATTAGGTCTGTTGGCAACCACTGTCGTCAACGTAGTTCTGTTGCAGATTATCGGGGCTCCACTGAATCAACTGTTAAAGACCGTCGAAAAAATTTCGGCTGGAGATCTTGAAGCGGAAGTTCCGTCATTCAATAGTTGTGAGATGAATCAGTTGTCGTCTGCCATTAATTCTATGAGCCAGACGTTGTATGAAAACGACCGCGAACGTCGACATCAAATGGAAAAGGCAAGAAATATCCAGCAGCATCTGCTTCCAAATGGTATTCAGATCCCAGGTCTAGTGACGGCATGTGTGTTTGAACCTGCTGATACTGTCGCAGGTGATTACTACGACTTTTTACCGTTGGCAGACGGTTCATGGTTGATTTGCGTGGCAGACGTTATTGGACATGGTGTTCCGGCAGCAATGGGGGCGGCCATGCTCAAATCACTGCTAATGGCCGCTTCTGAACTGCCACCATACGAACCTGAAAGTCTACTCCAAGAAGTTAATCAACGATTTGCTGCCACGATGTTGCCAGGTAACTTTGCATCGATGTTTCTCGCTCGTTGGAAACCGGATACCAATGAATTCTCGTGGGCAAGTGCAGGCCATCTTCCTGGAATAATGCTCGAAAAATCAGGACGTCTCGATTCATTAAAAAGCACTGGAATGCTAATGGGGTTGGACGCTGGTACTGTTTGGGACCGGCAAACTACTTTTCTGTCAACCGGAGACCGAATTCTACTCTTCAGTGATGGGGTGACCGAAACACGCAATCCGAACGGAGAACTCTTTGGCCAGGAACGACTAACGGCATGGTTTTCACGCTGCAGTGTACTTTCACTTCAGAGCACTGTGATGCGGATTATTGAAATCCTAATCGAGTGGCGAGGTGAGTCCACCCTGAGCGATGACCTAACACTTGTGGTACTCCAATGTGTAGCCAACAAGAACGAGATTTCGACGATCGAGACTGATGACAACAAGTCATTTGCAACACTAAACATTCTTACTGAAATGGAAATAAATTCACAAAAATCAAGGATGAGTGATTCATGA
- a CDS encoding SulP family inorganic anion transporter — protein MKKLIEGLKHFQNHVLWERREQYERSAQSQKPQAFLITCSDSHVLPDIFMQADPGNLFVTRNAVNLVHPCDGPIGEMATIEYAVSALGVTDIIICGHYDCGSVRAILHPEKAVNLCKTNEWLARVAETSETIRREHPSIEGVALWNKAVERNVLLQVENLAKHPAVAAALTAGTLHLHAWVLRFETGDVLAYDQASKAFAPLAETPVVHADRPDSETSSRSPENMGSPKASRVAKPPKWFEVLKSDIPSSLVVFMVALPLCLAIAKACGVPAEVGLITGIIGGILVGLIAGSPLQVSGPAAGLIVILLDIVEKQGIGMLGVVVFLAGLIQFAAGLLRLGQWFRAVSPAVILGMLAGIGAVIFSQQFHVALDDAPDRNPLVNFVNIPRALTHVFVGHDGHPGHLSAALVGAATLLILVFWKRIVPEKLRAVPAVIVSIVVVTAVSAFLALPIERVEFDSLGAAVKWVNFGSLPEILTSPSVWKVALIVAFVTSAQTLLTAAAVDRMHQGPRTRYDRELAAQGVGNAICGLMGALPMAGVIVRSSANVDAGARTRWSAVFHGAWLLIFALLFPQLLRMLPTSALAALLVLTGVKLLGIRAIRALWQESRSEGIICVVTACAVVTLDLLTGVLVGIGFSIIKLIYTFSRLSISHRCDPDGDRRTLVLEGSATFIRLPKLAAALEAVPSGTVLHIDLKGLSYIDHACFQHLMDWEKQHQATGGALVLDWDTLHARFHSSPPRPPQSSNFQQFEDNVGGDDCEWSRAA, from the coding sequence ATGAAGAAACTAATTGAGGGGCTGAAACATTTCCAGAACCATGTCTTGTGGGAACGACGTGAACAATACGAGCGGAGCGCCCAGAGCCAAAAACCACAAGCGTTTCTGATTACGTGCTCGGACTCCCACGTCCTTCCCGATATCTTTATGCAGGCTGATCCAGGGAACTTATTCGTTACACGGAATGCGGTCAATTTGGTTCATCCGTGCGATGGTCCGATCGGTGAAATGGCTACGATCGAATACGCCGTTTCCGCACTTGGTGTGACTGACATCATTATCTGCGGGCATTATGATTGCGGTTCAGTTCGTGCAATCCTGCACCCGGAAAAAGCAGTCAATCTGTGCAAGACGAACGAGTGGCTAGCCCGAGTCGCTGAGACTAGCGAGACGATCCGGAGGGAACACCCCAGTATAGAAGGAGTTGCCTTGTGGAACAAAGCAGTCGAGCGGAACGTACTCTTACAGGTCGAAAACCTGGCGAAACATCCAGCGGTCGCTGCTGCTTTGACTGCCGGCACCCTTCATCTGCACGCCTGGGTCTTGCGATTCGAAACAGGAGACGTGCTCGCCTACGATCAAGCAAGCAAAGCCTTCGCGCCGTTAGCGGAGACGCCGGTTGTCCACGCGGACCGGCCTGATTCTGAAACGAGTTCACGGTCGCCCGAAAACATGGGATCGCCGAAGGCTTCGCGAGTCGCTAAGCCTCCGAAATGGTTCGAGGTACTTAAGAGCGACATTCCATCTTCATTGGTGGTCTTTATGGTTGCCCTACCGTTGTGCCTGGCTATTGCCAAGGCCTGCGGTGTTCCAGCGGAAGTCGGTCTGATCACCGGCATCATCGGCGGAATTCTGGTAGGATTGATTGCCGGCAGCCCATTGCAGGTGAGCGGGCCCGCGGCGGGGCTCATTGTTATCCTGCTCGACATTGTCGAGAAACAGGGTATCGGGATGTTAGGAGTCGTTGTATTTCTGGCTGGATTGATTCAATTCGCCGCTGGACTCCTGCGGCTCGGACAGTGGTTTCGAGCCGTGTCACCCGCTGTCATACTTGGCATGCTGGCGGGAATAGGGGCCGTCATTTTCTCCCAGCAGTTCCATGTCGCGTTGGACGATGCTCCCGACCGAAATCCATTGGTGAACTTCGTGAACATTCCACGGGCTCTGACGCATGTTTTCGTCGGCCACGATGGGCACCCGGGGCACCTTTCTGCTGCCCTCGTTGGTGCCGCCACGCTGCTCATTCTGGTGTTCTGGAAGAGGATCGTTCCGGAAAAACTCAGGGCGGTACCGGCTGTCATCGTGTCGATCGTTGTTGTAACGGCTGTTTCCGCCTTCCTGGCGCTACCCATTGAGAGGGTCGAGTTTGACAGTTTGGGAGCGGCTGTCAAATGGGTTAATTTTGGTTCGCTCCCAGAGATTCTCACTAGTCCATCGGTTTGGAAGGTTGCACTGATAGTCGCCTTCGTCACGAGTGCACAAACACTTTTGACTGCCGCCGCCGTCGATCGAATGCATCAAGGCCCTCGGACCCGTTATGACCGCGAGTTAGCGGCTCAGGGTGTCGGCAACGCTATCTGCGGACTAATGGGTGCGTTGCCAATGGCAGGAGTAATTGTTCGCAGTTCGGCCAATGTTGATGCAGGTGCTCGAACCCGTTGGTCAGCAGTGTTTCACGGTGCATGGCTGCTGATATTTGCTCTCTTGTTTCCCCAATTGCTTCGAATGTTGCCTACGTCCGCTCTTGCCGCACTACTCGTGTTAACCGGCGTCAAACTGCTAGGGATTCGTGCGATTCGAGCGTTGTGGCAAGAAAGTCGGAGTGAGGGAATCATCTGTGTCGTCACGGCCTGTGCTGTGGTGACGCTGGACTTGCTCACAGGGGTATTAGTTGGAATCGGATTCTCTATCATAAAGTTAATTTATACGTTTTCCAGGCTTTCAATTTCCCATCGCTGCGACCCGGACGGTGATCGTAGAACGCTAGTGCTGGAAGGTTCGGCGACCTTCATCCGTCTGCCGAAGTTGGCGGCGGCATTGGAAGCAGTGCCGTCGGGTACAGTCCTGCACATCGACTTGAAAGGCTTGAGCTACATCGACCACGCCTGCTTCCAACACTTGATGGATTGGGAAAAGCAGCACCAAGCAACGGGCGGCGCACTCGTGCTGGATTGGGATACATTGCACGCAAGGTTTCACAGCTCCCCCCCGCGGCCGCCGCAGTCGTCTAATTTCCAACAGTTCGAGGACAACGTAGGCGGTGATGACTGCGAATGGTCGAGAGCGGCATAG